From Butyricimonas paravirosa, one genomic window encodes:
- a CDS encoding PIG-L deacetylase family protein gives MIGNCKNVLVLAPHTDDGELGLGGTINKLITEGKRVTYVAFSTAEESVPPGFPKDILKTEVRNATAKLGIKSENLIIYSYQVRKLNYVRQEILEELIKIRKREKYDLVFIPSLHDIHQDHTTIAQEGVRAFKNTTILGYELIWNNLSFDTQCFVRLQEDDIKAKIMALKEYHSQGKRDYLSDEFIYSLAKTRGVQVGSEYAEAFEVIRLFL, from the coding sequence ATGATTGGAAACTGTAAAAATGTTTTGGTGTTGGCTCCACACACTGATGATGGTGAATTAGGTTTGGGGGGAACAATTAATAAACTTATAACAGAAGGTAAACGAGTTACATATGTTGCTTTTTCAACAGCAGAAGAATCTGTTCCTCCGGGATTCCCTAAAGATATTTTAAAAACTGAAGTTAGGAATGCTACTGCTAAATTGGGAATAAAGTCTGAAAATTTGATTATATATAGCTATCAAGTACGCAAATTGAATTATGTACGTCAAGAGATATTGGAAGAATTAATAAAGATTCGTAAGCGAGAAAAATATGATTTGGTTTTTATCCCTAGCTTACATGACATTCATCAGGATCATACGACGATTGCCCAAGAAGGTGTGCGGGCTTTTAAGAATACGACGATATTAGGATATGAGTTGATTTGGAATAATCTTTCGTTTGATACCCAATGTTTTGTACGATTGCAGGAAGATGATATAAAAGCTAAAATTATGGCTTTAAAAGAGTATCACTCGCAAGGGAAACGGGATTATTTGTCAGATGAGTTTATTTATAGTTTAGCAAAAACAAGAGGGGTACAAGTTGGAAGTGAATATGCTGAGGCTTTTGAAGTTATAAGGTTATTCCTGTAG
- a CDS encoding glycosyltransferase family 4 protein, whose amino-acid sequence MGGLKYGMEYRPYYLAKEWVKMGHQVTLVGASFSHLRIQQPVVTTNKDFEEETVEGINYIWIKTPAYESTFARIQNIFVFVCKLWKYSRKISEFVKPDLVVASSTYPLDIYPARKIAETAGAKLCYEVHDLWPLSPKLIGGYSSWHPFIIVMQLAENYAYKHVDKVISLLWNSEQHMREHGLAEGKFKCIPNGYCKEDWENLNLKEEIPQTHKLLFKQLENKIIVGFAGGFAASGSLDTLVKAAALLKEHDNLAFVLVGKGPEQEYLEKLVKERSLANTFFLPAVKKIQIPRIVAYFDVAFIGGIHSFLHKYGTSANKLTDYMLSAKPIIQAIDEPNSVIERVKCGICVEAENERLVADAILELTGMTREKREKMGEGGRKYALENLEWGILAKQFLDEFAK is encoded by the coding sequence ATGGGTGGCTTGAAATATGGTATGGAATATAGGCCATATTATTTAGCCAAAGAATGGGTAAAAATGGGACATCAGGTTACTTTGGTTGGGGCATCGTTTTCTCATTTAAGAATTCAGCAACCTGTTGTTACTACAAATAAAGATTTTGAAGAAGAAACAGTTGAAGGAATAAATTATATTTGGATAAAGACGCCCGCTTATGAATCGACATTTGCAAGAATTCAAAATATTTTTGTGTTTGTTTGTAAGTTGTGGAAGTATTCCAGGAAAATAAGTGAATTTGTAAAACCTGATTTAGTTGTAGCGTCTTCGACATATCCTTTAGATATTTATCCGGCGAGGAAAATTGCAGAAACAGCTGGTGCAAAATTATGTTATGAAGTGCATGATTTATGGCCTCTTTCTCCCAAATTGATTGGCGGATATTCATCATGGCATCCTTTTATTATAGTGATGCAATTGGCCGAAAATTACGCTTATAAACATGTGGATAAAGTAATATCATTGTTGTGGAATTCAGAACAACATATGAGAGAACATGGATTAGCGGAGGGGAAATTTAAATGTATTCCCAATGGTTATTGCAAAGAAGATTGGGAGAATTTGAATTTAAAAGAAGAAATACCGCAAACACATAAATTGTTGTTTAAACAATTAGAAAACAAAATTATTGTAGGATTTGCAGGTGGGTTTGCGGCTTCTGGTTCGTTGGATACACTTGTAAAAGCTGCGGCTTTATTAAAAGAGCATGATAATCTTGCTTTTGTGCTTGTTGGCAAAGGACCAGAGCAAGAGTATTTGGAAAAATTGGTTAAGGAACGTTCTTTAGCTAATACTTTTTTCTTGCCTGCAGTAAAAAAGATACAGATACCTCGTATTGTAGCATATTTTGATGTTGCATTTATTGGAGGAATACATTCTTTTTTACATAAATATGGAACTTCTGCAAATAAATTGACAGATTATATGCTATCTGCGAAACCAATTATACAGGCTATAGATGAACCTAATTCAGTGATTGAAAGAGTTAAGTGTGGTATTTGTGTTGAGGCTGAAAATGAAAGATTAGTAGCAGATGCAATTTTGGAATTAACGGGAATGACTAGAGAGAAGAGAGAAAAAATGGGAGAGGGGGGGAGAAAATATGCATTAGAAAATTTAGAGTGGGGTATTTTGGCAAAACAATTTTTGGATGAATTTGCTAAATGA
- a CDS encoding DegT/DnrJ/EryC1/StrS family aminotransferase, translating into MIPFSPPRIDQKVIDEVVDTLKSGWITTGPKTKEFERRLTAYCGNKATLAVNSNTVGLEVVLRWFGVQEGDEVIVPAYTYCATANVIVHCGAKPVMVDVNADDFDVCLEKVREAITDKTKVIMPVDLGGMPCAYDELFELVEAEDVKTLFQAKTEEQGKLGRILILSDSAHSIGAEYKGRKAGCLADVSVFSFHAVKNLTTAEGGAIMLNLPEPFDNEEVYRYLCTYTLHGQNKDALAKTKKGAWRYDVLVSGFKGNMTDIMASIGLVELSRYEDDTLHYRKCIYDQYTDAFARYGWAELPIYETEDRKSSYHVYCLRVKGITEQQRDEIIQRIFDKDVSVNVHFQPLPLLSAFKNKGYKIEDYPVAYDNYCREISLPVWYGLSEEMVKTVIDAVICSVEEVLA; encoded by the coding sequence ATGATACCATTTTCACCACCAAGAATTGACCAGAAGGTCATTGATGAGGTTGTTGATACCTTGAAGTCCGGTTGGATTACGACGGGACCGAAGACGAAGGAGTTTGAACGGAGGTTGACAGCGTATTGTGGAAACAAGGCGACGTTGGCTGTGAACTCGAATACTGTGGGGCTTGAAGTTGTGTTACGGTGGTTTGGAGTACAGGAGGGGGATGAGGTGATTGTGCCGGCGTACACGTATTGTGCCACGGCGAATGTGATCGTGCATTGTGGGGCGAAACCGGTGATGGTGGATGTGAATGCGGATGATTTTGACGTGTGTTTGGAGAAAGTGAGGGAGGCGATCACGGATAAGACAAAGGTGATTATGCCTGTTGATTTGGGAGGTATGCCATGTGCGTATGATGAGTTGTTTGAATTGGTGGAGGCGGAGGATGTGAAAACGTTATTTCAGGCGAAGACGGAAGAGCAGGGGAAGTTGGGAAGGATTTTGATTTTGTCGGACTCGGCTCATTCGATAGGGGCGGAATACAAGGGGCGGAAAGCGGGATGCCTGGCTGATGTTTCGGTGTTCTCTTTCCATGCGGTGAAGAATCTGACCACGGCGGAGGGTGGAGCGATCATGTTGAATTTGCCTGAGCCTTTTGATAACGAGGAGGTGTATAGGTATTTGTGTACATATACTTTGCATGGACAAAATAAAGATGCGCTGGCCAAGACGAAAAAGGGAGCGTGGCGTTATGACGTGCTCGTGTCCGGTTTTAAGGGGAATATGACGGATATTATGGCTTCTATCGGTTTGGTGGAGTTGTCTCGTTACGAGGATGATACTTTGCACTATCGGAAGTGTATATATGATCAATATACAGATGCTTTTGCCCGATACGGATGGGCAGAATTACCAATTTATGAAACGGAAGACCGGAAGAGTTCTTATCATGTGTACTGTTTGCGGGTGAAGGGAATTACGGAGCAACAACGGGATGAGATTATTCAGCGGATTTTTGACAAGGATGTTTCGGTAAACGTGCATTTTCAACCCTTACCTTTGTTGAGTGCATTTAAGAATAAGGGGTATAAGATTGAAGATTATCCGGTTGCTTACGATAATTATTGCCGGGAGATTTCTTTACCAGTGTGGTATGGGTTGAGTGAGGAGATGGTAAAAACGGTTATTGATGCTGTTATTTGTTCTGTAGAAGAGGTTTTGGCGTGA
- a CDS encoding sugar transferase, with translation MIRFCDVFFSLLGLIVLSPIFVIIALCIVLDSRGGVFYRQVRVGRDGKDFRLFKFRSMASGADKKGLITVGAKDSRVTRVGYFLRKYKLDELPQLLNVVRGEMSLVGPRPEVRKYVDMYTVEQRKVLAIVPGITDYASIEYADENTILGQASDPDRAYVEQIMPDKIRYNMKYIDNQCLKEYFKIIFLTLMKIVK, from the coding sequence GTGATACGCTTTTGTGATGTTTTCTTTTCTTTATTGGGCTTGATAGTTCTATCACCCATTTTTGTGATTATAGCTTTATGTATCGTGTTGGATAGCCGGGGAGGTGTGTTTTATCGTCAGGTGCGAGTGGGGCGGGATGGTAAGGATTTCCGGTTGTTTAAGTTTCGGTCCATGGCGAGCGGGGCGGATAAGAAGGGGTTGATAACCGTGGGGGCAAAGGATTCACGGGTAACACGGGTTGGGTATTTCCTGAGAAAGTATAAATTGGACGAATTGCCGCAGTTGTTGAACGTGGTACGGGGAGAGATGAGTTTGGTGGGACCGAGACCGGAGGTAAGGAAGTACGTGGATATGTACACTGTCGAGCAGCGTAAAGTGTTGGCGATTGTTCCGGGTATAACGGATTATGCTTCTATCGAGTATGCGGATGAAAATACCATCTTGGGACAAGCAAGTGATCCGGACCGGGCTTACGTGGAGCAAATTATGCCGGATAAGATACGATATAACATGAAGTATATAGATAATCAATGTTTGAAAGAGTATTTTAAAATTATATTTTTGACGTTGATGAAGATCGTTAAATGA
- the htpG gene encoding molecular chaperone HtpG produces the protein MSTGKIGVSTGNLFPIIKKFLYSDHEIFLREIVSNAVDASQKMKVLASNGEFKGELGELKVRVKADKAAGTLTVSDNGIGMTQEEVEKYINQIAFSGAEEFMNKYKDNAAAIIGHFGLGFYSSFMVSDRVEIVTKSYKEGAKAVKWSCEGNPEYTLEETEKAERGTDIIMYISEEEKDFLEDAKVNELLTKYCKFLPIEIISGKKKEWKDGEYKDTTEDNVINDTNPAWTRKPADLTEEDYEKFYRELYPMAQDPLFHIHLNVDYPFNLTGILYFPKIDNKFEIQKNKIQLYSNQVYVTDSVEGIVPEYLTLLHGVIDSPDIPLNVSRSYLQSDRNVKKISSHITKKVADSLNDIFTNKREDYEKKWDDLKIFIQYGMLTDEKFAERAKSIFLFKNTEGKYFTYEEYENLIKANQTDKDNKVVFLYATDAKEQYTYIETAKGKGYDVLLMDGQLDTHFINHLEQKNSDHRFVRVDSDVIDKLIPKEETKEIALSHEEQEELRAVFTSQLPKEEGMFMVNFEAMGENGDPVIVTRSEFMRRMKEMAAMNPGMGFYGAMGDQYTLVVNTDHKLVNAILENEKKEMSAQLEPINFEIKETEKKQAELDELNKGKKDEEIPQVDKDRKSEYNKTIADLNKQKNSLLEEYGKGNKVVGQLIDLALLANGLLKGEALNKFVKRSVELIK, from the coding sequence ATGTCAACAGGAAAGATTGGAGTTTCAACAGGGAATTTGTTCCCGATTATCAAGAAATTTTTATACTCGGATCACGAGATCTTTTTGAGAGAGATTGTTTCGAATGCGGTGGATGCTTCTCAGAAAATGAAAGTATTGGCTTCGAACGGGGAGTTTAAAGGTGAACTTGGTGAGTTGAAGGTAAGGGTGAAAGCTGACAAAGCGGCAGGGACGCTGACGGTATCGGATAACGGTATCGGTATGACGCAAGAGGAAGTGGAGAAGTATATCAACCAGATCGCTTTTTCCGGTGCGGAGGAGTTCATGAACAAATATAAGGATAACGCTGCTGCTATTATCGGGCATTTCGGGTTAGGTTTCTACTCTTCGTTCATGGTGAGTGATCGGGTGGAGATCGTAACGAAATCTTATAAAGAGGGGGCGAAGGCTGTAAAATGGTCATGCGAGGGAAATCCGGAATACACGTTGGAAGAGACGGAAAAAGCCGAGAGAGGTACGGATATTATCATGTATATCAGCGAGGAAGAGAAGGATTTCTTGGAAGATGCTAAGGTGAATGAGTTGCTGACCAAGTATTGCAAGTTCTTGCCGATAGAGATTATTTCAGGAAAGAAGAAAGAGTGGAAGGACGGGGAATACAAAGATACGACGGAAGATAACGTGATCAATGATACGAATCCGGCATGGACCCGTAAACCGGCTGATCTGACGGAGGAAGATTACGAGAAATTCTATCGTGAATTATACCCGATGGCTCAAGATCCGTTGTTCCATATTCACTTGAACGTGGATTATCCTTTTAACCTGACAGGTATATTGTATTTCCCGAAGATCGACAACAAGTTCGAGATTCAGAAGAATAAGATCCAATTATATAGTAATCAAGTGTACGTGACGGATTCCGTGGAAGGAATTGTGCCGGAGTACTTGACATTGTTGCATGGTGTGATCGATTCTCCGGATATTCCGTTGAACGTGTCCCGTTCTTATTTACAGAGCGATCGTAACGTGAAGAAGATTTCAAGTCACATCACGAAGAAGGTGGCTGACAGTTTGAATGATATTTTCACGAATAAGCGGGAAGACTACGAGAAGAAGTGGGATGATTTGAAGATTTTCATCCAATATGGAATGTTGACGGATGAAAAATTCGCCGAGAGAGCCAAGAGTATCTTTTTGTTCAAGAATACGGAAGGGAAATACTTCACGTATGAAGAGTACGAGAACTTGATCAAAGCTAACCAGACGGATAAAGATAATAAGGTGGTGTTCCTGTATGCCACGGATGCTAAAGAGCAATACACGTATATCGAGACTGCCAAGGGTAAGGGATATGATGTGTTGTTGATGGATGGTCAGTTGGATACACACTTTATCAACCATTTGGAACAAAAGAATTCCGATCACCGTTTTGTACGGGTGGATTCGGATGTTATCGACAAGTTGATCCCGAAGGAAGAGACGAAAGAGATTGCTTTGAGTCACGAGGAACAAGAGGAATTGCGTGCCGTATTTACTTCCCAGTTACCGAAGGAAGAAGGAATGTTTATGGTTAATTTTGAGGCGATGGGTGAGAATGGTGATCCGGTGATCGTGACACGTTCTGAGTTCATGCGTCGTATGAAAGAGATGGCTGCCATGAATCCGGGAATGGGATTCTACGGGGCAATGGGCGATCAGTACACTTTGGTGGTGAACACGGATCATAAGTTGGTGAACGCAATCCTGGAAAACGAGAAAAAGGAAATGAGTGCCCAGTTGGAGCCGATTAATTTCGAGATCAAGGAGACTGAAAAGAAACAGGCAGAGCTGGACGAGTTGAATAAGGGTAAGAAAGACGAAGAGATTCCTCAAGTGGATAAAGATCGAAAGAGTGAATACAACAAGACGATTGCCGATCTGAACAAGCAGAAGAACTCGTTATTGGAGGAATATGGAAAAGGTAATAAGGTTGTTGGTCAGTTGATTGATTTGGCCTTATTGGCGAACGGACTGCTGAAAGGCGAGGCGCTGAATAAGTTTGTAAAGCGAAGTGTTGAACTGATTAAATAA
- a CDS encoding HdeD family acid-resistance protein, which translates to MQIIYTSGNYKRTIVKSIVAIVLGLVLVLWPTEVLNYTVKIIGAVFCVTGIISFLVSMRDQDERSARGLTSFNGIGSIILGILLWSMADFFTNMLMYLLGFILIVAGIGQLVMLTSARKFGHIAPLSYVYPVIILLAGLIVFANPFSAKEGIITFFGAVTIFYGITDLINHYKVNQLRKETHEAEQQQKMGGGEIEDAEYEEIE; encoded by the coding sequence ATGCAGATTATCTATACTTCCGGAAATTACAAAAGGACCATCGTCAAATCGATCGTAGCGATTGTTTTGGGTCTTGTACTTGTGCTGTGGCCAACTGAAGTGTTAAATTACACGGTAAAAATTATCGGTGCCGTATTTTGTGTTACCGGGATTATCTCCTTTCTGGTCTCTATGCGGGATCAGGATGAGCGTTCGGCCAGGGGACTGACTTCTTTTAACGGTATCGGAAGCATTATTTTGGGTATTCTGTTGTGGTCGATGGCTGATTTTTTCACCAATATGTTGATGTATTTGTTGGGATTTATCTTGATTGTTGCGGGGATTGGTCAGTTGGTGATGTTGACTTCTGCGAGGAAATTCGGGCATATCGCTCCGTTGAGTTACGTGTATCCGGTAATTATTTTGTTGGCCGGATTGATTGTTTTTGCTAATCCGTTCTCGGCGAAAGAAGGAATTATAACTTTCTTTGGTGCTGTTACGATATTTTATGGGATAACGGATTTGATTAATCATTATAAGGTTAATCAGTTGCGTAAAGAGACACATGAGGCCGAACAACAGCAGAAGATGGGAGGCGGAGAGATTGAGGATGCGGAGTATGAAGAAATAGAATAA
- the upp gene encoding uracil phosphoribosyltransferase → MVYIINKEDSVYNRFLAELRDKEIQKDPLRFRRNLERVGEVMAYEISKTFHYSTQQVQTPINVADVRLADEEVVVASVLRAGLPFHQGFLNYFDRSGSAFISARRKYKENHIDFEIRFDSIYTPSLEGKQLLLVDPMLATGGSIVVAYHELLKQGGRPAHTHIAAIVSSRQGIEKLTEALKDEPVTIWTGALDEHLTESCYIDPGIGDAGDLAFGEKL, encoded by the coding sequence ATGGTGTATATTATTAACAAGGAGGATTCGGTTTATAATCGTTTTTTAGCAGAACTTAGAGATAAAGAGATTCAAAAAGATCCGTTGCGTTTTCGCCGGAATTTAGAACGGGTTGGTGAGGTGATGGCTTACGAGATCAGTAAGACGTTTCATTATTCAACGCAGCAAGTACAGACACCGATTAACGTGGCTGATGTCAGATTGGCAGACGAAGAGGTGGTGGTGGCATCCGTGTTGCGTGCAGGATTACCTTTTCATCAAGGTTTTTTGAATTATTTCGATCGTTCCGGGAGTGCTTTTATTTCGGCAAGAAGAAAATATAAGGAAAATCATATTGATTTTGAAATTCGTTTCGATTCTATTTACACGCCAAGTTTGGAAGGAAAACAGTTATTGCTGGTAGATCCGATGTTAGCCACGGGAGGTTCAATCGTGGTGGCTTATCACGAGTTATTGAAACAGGGTGGAAGGCCCGCACACACGCATATTGCGGCTATTGTTTCCAGTCGTCAAGGTATAGAAAAACTTACAGAGGCTTTGAAAGATGAGCCGGTAACGATCTGGACGGGGGCATTGGATGAGCATCTGACCGAGAGTTGTTATATTGATCCCGGAATTGGTGATGCCGGAGATTTGGCTTTCGGGGAAAAGCTGTAA
- the secA gene encoding preprotein translocase subunit SecA has translation MGFNDILKSLFGNKSDRDLKELLPIASKVNAEWEKIKGVSHDELRQISADLKAKIHAHVKAEEDEIASLKAKVENEKPSIEEREEIYNRIDKLEEQINTKLEDVLNEILPLAFAVMKDTARRFKENKEIVVKANDFDRDLAVTKDFVEIDGEDAVYFNSWLAGGNEVTWDMVHYDVQLIGGSVLHQGKIAEMATGEGKTLVATLPVFLNALTGRGVHVVTVNDYLAKRDSEWMGPLYMFHGLSVDCIDKTEPNSPERRKAYQADITFGTNNEFGFDYLRDNMAIHPEDLVQRKHHYAIVDEVDSVLIDDARTPLIISGPVPKGDIQMFDEYKPRVEKLVRMQRELVARIFTEAKTLLASGDRKQEEQGAILLLRAYKGLPKYKPLIKFLSEQGNKATLVKTENVYMQENNRRMPEITDELYFVIDEKQNSIDLTDKGHDTITAAGEDPNFFILPDVGSELAEIDKMNLTEEEKLEKKDQMVQSYAAKSERVHTVNQLLKAYTLFELDVEYVVIDNKVKIVDEQTGRIMEGRRYSDGLHQAIEAKENVKVEAATQTFATITLQNYFRMYHKLAGMTGTAETEAGEFWDIYKLDVVVIPTNKPVIRKDANDYVYKTKREKYNAVIEEITRLVGEGRPVLVGTTSVEVSELLSRMLKLRGIKHNVLNAKLHQREADIVAEAGKSQVVTIATNMAGRGTDIKLSPEVRAAGGLAIIGTERHDSRRVDRQLRGRAGRQGDPGSSQFFVSLEDDLMRLFSSERIIRVMDRLGHEEGDVIQHSMITKSIERAQRKVEENNFGIRKRLLEYDDVMNSQREVIYKKRRHALLGERIGVDIANNMYDVCETLVEEHKEANDLEGFRMDVLKYLAVDFDIKEEDFQKTSADNLTERLYKEVRDTFSRKTETIAKQAFPVIKNVFEQRGEMFKNIVVPFTDGKRAYNVVANLEKTYKSEGEELIRAYEKSIMLAHIDDAWKEHLREMDDLKQSVQNATYEQKDPLLIYKFESFNLFKSMVDKINKNVVSTLMKGQIPFEAPEEVKQAEEKRTDLSKMRTGRSDAPAAQTNQAPRKTEPVKVGPKVGRNDPCPCGSGKKYKNCHGKGEE, from the coding sequence ATGGGATTTAACGATATATTAAAAAGTCTTTTTGGTAACAAGTCTGATCGTGACTTGAAAGAATTATTGCCGATCGCGTCAAAAGTAAATGCAGAGTGGGAAAAGATTAAAGGCGTGAGCCATGATGAGTTGAGACAGATTTCAGCTGATCTGAAAGCAAAGATTCATGCCCACGTGAAGGCAGAAGAGGATGAAATTGCTTCTTTGAAAGCAAAAGTAGAGAATGAGAAACCTTCGATCGAGGAAAGAGAGGAAATTTATAACCGAATTGATAAGCTGGAAGAACAGATTAACACGAAGTTAGAGGATGTTCTAAATGAAATATTGCCTTTGGCGTTTGCCGTGATGAAAGATACGGCAAGACGTTTCAAAGAAAATAAAGAGATCGTCGTGAAGGCTAACGATTTTGATCGTGATTTGGCCGTAACGAAAGATTTCGTGGAGATTGACGGTGAGGATGCCGTTTACTTCAACTCTTGGTTGGCCGGAGGTAACGAGGTTACCTGGGACATGGTTCACTATGACGTGCAGTTGATAGGTGGTTCCGTGTTACACCAAGGTAAGATTGCCGAGATGGCTACCGGTGAAGGTAAAACGTTGGTGGCTACCTTGCCTGTATTCTTGAATGCCTTGACTGGTCGCGGAGTACACGTGGTTACGGTCAATGATTATCTGGCAAAACGTGACTCCGAGTGGATGGGACCTCTTTATATGTTTCACGGGTTGTCGGTAGATTGTATTGACAAGACGGAGCCGAATTCCCCGGAGAGACGGAAAGCTTATCAGGCAGATATTACTTTCGGAACGAACAATGAATTCGGTTTCGACTATTTGAGAGATAACATGGCTATTCACCCGGAAGACCTGGTACAACGCAAACATCATTATGCGATTGTCGATGAGGTTGACTCCGTGTTGATCGATGATGCCCGTACCCCGTTGATTATTTCGGGTCCGGTTCCGAAGGGGGACATTCAGATGTTTGACGAGTACAAACCTCGTGTGGAGAAGTTGGTGCGTATGCAGCGTGAGTTGGTTGCCCGGATTTTCACGGAAGCTAAAACGTTGTTGGCTAGCGGTGATCGGAAACAAGAGGAACAGGGGGCTATATTGTTGTTGAGAGCATATAAGGGATTACCCAAATATAAGCCATTGATCAAGTTCTTGAGTGAACAAGGAAACAAGGCTACCTTGGTGAAAACCGAGAATGTTTATATGCAGGAGAATAACCGTCGTATGCCGGAGATTACGGATGAACTTTATTTCGTGATTGATGAGAAACAGAACTCTATCGATTTGACGGATAAAGGACATGATACGATTACGGCTGCGGGTGAAGATCCGAACTTCTTTATCTTGCCGGATGTGGGTTCTGAATTGGCAGAGATCGATAAGATGAACCTGACGGAGGAAGAGAAACTGGAGAAAAAAGATCAGATGGTGCAAAGTTATGCCGCCAAATCTGAGCGTGTACACACGGTGAACCAGTTGTTGAAAGCATACACGTTGTTCGAATTGGATGTTGAATACGTGGTTATCGACAACAAGGTGAAGATTGTGGACGAGCAGACGGGGCGTATCATGGAAGGACGTCGTTATTCAGACGGTTTGCACCAAGCTATTGAAGCGAAGGAAAACGTGAAAGTAGAGGCTGCCACGCAGACATTTGCCACGATCACCTTACAGAACTATTTCCGTATGTACCATAAGTTAGCCGGTATGACCGGTACGGCAGAGACGGAAGCGGGTGAGTTCTGGGATATTTACAAACTGGACGTTGTGGTTATCCCGACAAACAAACCGGTGATCCGAAAGGATGCTAATGATTACGTGTACAAGACAAAACGTGAAAAATATAACGCGGTGATCGAGGAGATTACCCGATTGGTTGGAGAAGGCCGCCCGGTGTTGGTGGGTACGACTTCCGTCGAGGTTTCCGAGTTGTTGAGCCGTATGTTGAAATTGCGGGGTATTAAGCATAACGTGTTGAATGCGAAATTGCATCAACGGGAGGCTGATATTGTTGCAGAGGCCGGTAAATCACAGGTGGTTACGATTGCTACGAATATGGCCGGTCGTGGTACTGACATCAAGTTAAGTCCGGAGGTACGTGCCGCGGGTGGTTTGGCCATTATCGGTACGGAACGTCACGATTCTCGTCGTGTAGACCGTCAGTTGAGAGGTCGTGCCGGACGTCAGGGTGACCCGGGTTCTTCTCAGTTCTTCGTGTCATTGGAAGATGATCTGATGCGTTTGTTCAGTTCCGAGAGAATCATTCGGGTGATGGACCGTTTGGGACATGAGGAAGGTGACGTTATTCAACATTCCATGATTACCAAATCTATCGAGCGTGCGCAACGTAAGGTGGAGGAAAATAACTTCGGTATTCGTAAGCGTTTGTTGGAATATGACGACGTGATGAACTCTCAACGTGAGGTGATCTACAAGAAGAGACGCCATGCGTTACTGGGAGAGAGAATCGGTGTGGATATTGCCAACAATATGTATGATGTTTGCGAGACATTGGTGGAAGAACACAAGGAGGCTAATGATTTAGAAGGTTTCCGTATGGATGTGTTGAAATATCTTGCCGTAGACTTTGATATAAAAGAGGAGGATTTCCAGAAGACTTCTGCCGACAATTTGACGGAGAGACTGTACAAAGAAGTACGGGATACATTCAGTCGTAAGACGGAGACTATCGCTAAACAGGCGTTCCCGGTGATCAAGAATGTTTTCGAGCAGAGAGGAGAAATGTTCAAGAATATCGTGGTACCGTTTACCGATGGGAAACGGGCTTACAATGTCGTGGCTAATCTTGAGAAGACGTATAAATCTGAAGGTGAGGAGTTGATCCGTGCTTACGAGAAGTCTATCATGTTGGCTCATATCGATGACGCGTGGAAAGAGCATTTGCGTGAAATGGATGATTTGAAACAATCCGTGCAGAATGCAACTTACGAGCAGAAAGACCCGTTATTGATCTATAAGTTCGAGTCATTCAACTTATTCAAGAGTATGGTGGACAAAATCAACAAGAATGTCGTGTCTACTTTGATGAAGGGACAAATTCCTTTTGAGGCTCCTGAAGAAGTGAAACAGGCTGAAGAGAAACGAACCGATTTAAGTAAGATGCGTACGGGACGTAGTGATGCTCCTGCCGCTCAGACCAATCAAGCTCCCCGTAAAACCGAGCCCGTGAAAGTGGGCCCCAAGGTAGGACGTAATGATCCGTGTCCTTGCGGAAGTGGTAAGAAATACAAGAATTGCCACGGGAAGGGGGAAGAATAG